From the Methanoculleus caldifontis genome, the window ACAACCATGGAAAAGAACGAGATTGGAAAGAACTTCTTCATCCCGATGCCGGTCGTGCTCGTCGGGACGCAGGTGAACGGAAAGGCGAACTTCATGGCCGTGGGCTGGTGCTCGCGGGCGAACGGCAACCCGCCGATGATCCTCTGCGGGATCGCAAACTCCCACCACACGCCTAAAGGAATCGCAGAGACGGAGACCTTCTCGGTGAACCTCCCGTCGTCGGCCCTGCTGGAGAAGACCGACTACTGCGGGATCGTCTCCGGTAACACGGTCGACAAGTCGGCCGTCTTCGACGTCTTCTACGGCACGCTCAAGACCGCACCGATGATCCGGGAGTGCCCGGTCAACCTCGAGTGCCGGCTCGTGCAGGCCGTCCCGCTCCCGACCCACACGGTCTTCATCGGCGAGATCGTCGGGGCGTATGCGGATGAGGGGGTGCTCCGGGACGGTAAACCGGACTATGCGGCTATCGATCCGCTCCTCCTGACCATGCCCGACAATCGCTACTCGAGGCTTGGAGAGCACGCCGGCGACGCCTGGAGCGCCGGCAAAAGCCTGGTGCAGAGGACCTGAAGGGGTACCGGATGGAGACCATACTCGTAGACCCGGACCTCTGCACCCGTTGCGGGATCTGCTCGACCGTCTGCCCGTCCTCGATCATCGATTCGGCGGGTGAGGACACCCTTCCCGGAGTTCCGGGGGAGAAGGCCGGGATGTGCATCGCCTGCGGCCACTGCGAGGCCTTCTGCCCGGCGCAGGCGCTCCTCCTGAACGTCAGGCCGGAGGAGAGGAAGTCTGTTCCG encodes:
- a CDS encoding flavin reductase family protein, coding for MEKNEIGKNFFIPMPVVLVGTQVNGKANFMAVGWCSRANGNPPMILCGIANSHHTPKGIAETETFSVNLPSSALLEKTDYCGIVSGNTVDKSAVFDVFYGTLKTAPMIRECPVNLECRLVQAVPLPTHTVFIGEIVGAYADEGVLRDGKPDYAAIDPLLLTMPDNRYSRLGEHAGDAWSAGKSLVQRT